Proteins encoded within one genomic window of Arachis ipaensis cultivar K30076 chromosome B08, Araip1.1, whole genome shotgun sequence:
- the LOC110265946 gene encoding uncharacterized protein LOC110265946, with translation MPLLPPNAVKRGERRSPRPALSPSVLWVAVAIHVSCHRLAVTELQHRRCCTLLLLRLTKPSLEEEVALPPSELAVVVAYTVVVSSSFCYYLLIVIGEEKRRLTLSLLLPWKLVLETANGAAAFSDFREFRL, from the exons ATGCCTCTATTACCACCGAACGCCGTCAAGCGCGGAGAGAGAAGGAGCCCGCGACCAGCCTTGTCGCCGTCAGTGCTGTGGGTTGCCGTCGCCATCCACGTGAGCTGCCACCGCCTCGCCGTTACTGAGCTGCAGCACCGCCGTTGTTGCACCCTGCTGCTGCTGCGTCTCACCAAGCCGTCGCTGGAGGAGGAAGTTGCTCTGCCACCCTCCGAGCTTGCTGTTGTAGTTGCCTATACCGTTGTCGTATCTTCTTCGTTCTGTTATTACCTTCTAATTGTT ATCGGAGAGGAGAAGAGGCGTTTAACCTTGTCATTGTTGCTGCCATGGAAACTGGTGCTGGAAACTGCTAATGGAGCAGCTGCGTTTAGTGATTTCCGTGAGTTTCgactttga